From a region of the Paenibacillus sp. FSL R10-2734 genome:
- a CDS encoding DUF5605 domain-containing protein — translation MQYNDTVERWGIFELRLKSRDDDRLFADAELHALFNIGERQCESFGFYDGNGWLCIRFMPDEEGEWSFTLSGSEAPMGGYTGQFQCLAAKTDNHGPVHVAGTTHFVYADGTSFTPFGTQLLAWHMQESELRTRTLQTLQASPFNKARMSLLPMSEYKAVDEISASPFATSTDGQPDYDCYNPAYFARLEESVTDLDQLGVEAELILFPGNSTGEVTFQLTSEQEERYIRYVVSRFAAYRNVWWSMADVGDGSQRPDHDYRQAFRTLRECDYGHHLCTIHGTPSSYNCGAPWLTHISLRHEEPTICSSIILQYEKPVIIDHGGREGNGPERENALTAEELLRRIWEGMTRGGYVTHGEYLYTPQHTCWSIHGGELLGESVQRIMFMRNLLADAPGFLTYNRMRHDVSTIERQGEYYLPYFGGHRCTSRMFAVPSGEFSVDLIDTWNMTIDRLDQTYQDRFEIMLPGELYYALRLQKTNDAEVIASTNEEERVPVLAVDDGD, via the coding sequence GTGCAATACAATGATACAGTAGAGCGTTGGGGAATATTTGAACTGCGGTTGAAGAGTCGCGATGATGATAGGCTGTTCGCGGATGCAGAATTGCACGCCTTATTTAACATAGGGGAACGGCAATGTGAATCCTTTGGTTTTTATGATGGGAACGGATGGTTATGCATCCGGTTCATGCCGGATGAAGAGGGGGAATGGTCCTTCACGCTCAGCGGGTCCGAGGCACCAATGGGTGGATATACAGGTCAATTTCAATGCTTAGCGGCAAAGACTGATAATCACGGACCTGTGCACGTAGCAGGCACGACGCATTTCGTTTATGCAGATGGTACGTCCTTTACGCCATTCGGTACGCAGCTTTTAGCATGGCATATGCAAGAGAGTGAGCTACGTACAAGAACACTTCAAACGCTACAGGCATCGCCATTCAATAAAGCTCGTATGAGTTTGCTTCCTATGTCTGAATACAAGGCAGTGGATGAGATTAGCGCGTCGCCTTTCGCAACGAGTACGGATGGGCAGCCAGACTATGATTGCTATAATCCAGCTTATTTCGCAAGGCTGGAGGAGAGTGTGACGGATCTAGACCAGCTTGGTGTGGAGGCGGAGCTCATTCTTTTTCCAGGGAACAGCACGGGAGAAGTGACGTTTCAACTCACTTCAGAGCAGGAAGAACGATATATTCGGTATGTTGTTTCACGTTTTGCTGCCTATCGAAATGTGTGGTGGTCTATGGCAGATGTGGGCGATGGCTCACAGCGTCCGGATCATGACTATCGTCAAGCTTTCCGAACACTTCGCGAATGTGATTATGGACATCATCTATGCACGATTCATGGTACGCCATCGTCCTATAATTGTGGGGCACCATGGCTGACTCATATTAGTCTTCGACATGAGGAGCCGACCATTTGCTCTAGTATCATACTGCAGTATGAGAAGCCAGTTATCATCGATCATGGTGGTCGTGAAGGAAATGGACCGGAGCGGGAAAATGCATTAACAGCCGAAGAATTGCTGCGGCGGATCTGGGAAGGGATGACGCGTGGCGGATACGTGACGCATGGCGAATATCTTTACACTCCTCAACATACATGCTGGTCCATTCACGGAGGCGAACTGCTAGGGGAGAGTGTACAGCGAATTATGTTCATGCGCAATCTGCTTGCGGATGCGCCGGGCTTCCTGACGTATAACCGAATGCGGCATGATGTGTCCACCATCGAACGGCAGGGGGAGTATTACTTACCGTATTTCGGAGGGCATCGTTGTACGTCGCGCATGTTCGCGGTACCAAGCGGTGAATTTTCCGTCGATCTTATTGATACATGGAATATGACGATAGATAGGCTGGATCAAACGTATCAGGACAGATTTGAGATTATGCTGCCTGGTGAACTTTATTACGCTCTTCGCTTGCAGAAAACTAATGATGCTGAAGTGATCGCTAGCACTAATGAAGAGGAAAGGGTGCCTGTGCTTGCGGTAGATGACGGAGATTGA